Proteins from a single region of Waddliaceae bacterium:
- a CDS encoding 3-deoxy-D-manno-octulosonic acid transferase gives MRITKIITNIVYSTGLCVLLITTLPKYIYRIFVHKKYRKSLKKRLGIQFPKIEKQGRKLIWIHAVSVGETRAVVPLVKKLMEQDDKPIIILSCTTETGYAEGERSLPDVDYHVYLPFDVGFIIRPIVRRCKPDTVIMVETDFWYNFLDEAKKNGATIAIANGKISKKSQHRHQACGFLSKEFFDVFDIFCIQSETYRRRFKKLNIPQKKLIVTGNLKLESTYKKLSTKELASWREKLHITENRPVVVIGSTHDPEEKILLNAIKTLRQSIPNVYTIIVPRHPERFDDVTEILKDNKENFVRYTNKKDITGNEDVILVDAMGLLRKCYQLADVAIVGGSFTEDVGGHNILEPSWYGIPVICGPFMFSQPDFLAIMKEYNAGIQTTEEDIATTLKELLLNEDKRKSLGDAGRRLWQEQSGAVAKTLQALFNEQ, from the coding sequence ATGAGAATAACAAAGATAATAACAAATATAGTATATAGCACAGGGCTGTGTGTCCTCCTGATAACAACATTGCCGAAATATATATATCGTATCTTCGTACATAAAAAATATCGAAAAAGCCTGAAAAAACGCCTGGGAATACAGTTCCCTAAAATAGAAAAACAAGGACGTAAACTCATATGGATACACGCCGTATCAGTAGGAGAAACAAGAGCAGTAGTTCCGCTAGTGAAAAAACTCATGGAGCAAGATGATAAGCCGATAATAATACTGTCATGCACAACAGAGACAGGATACGCCGAAGGCGAAAGGTCGCTGCCAGACGTCGACTACCACGTATACCTTCCCTTCGACGTAGGCTTTATAATACGACCAATAGTACGACGATGCAAGCCCGACACCGTAATAATGGTAGAAACAGATTTCTGGTATAACTTCCTCGACGAAGCAAAGAAAAATGGCGCCACAATAGCAATAGCTAACGGTAAAATCTCAAAGAAATCACAACATAGACACCAGGCATGCGGGTTCCTTAGCAAAGAATTCTTCGACGTCTTCGATATCTTCTGCATACAAAGCGAAACATACCGACGACGCTTCAAAAAACTAAATATACCACAGAAAAAACTCATCGTAACAGGGAACCTTAAACTCGAAAGTACATATAAAAAACTTTCCACAAAAGAACTCGCGTCATGGCGAGAAAAACTCCATATCACAGAAAATAGACCAGTAGTAGTTATAGGGTCAACACACGACCCAGAAGAGAAAATCCTCCTCAACGCAATAAAAACACTGCGACAGTCAATACCTAACGTATACACAATAATAGTGCCACGACACCCAGAAAGATTCGACGACGTCACGGAAATCCTAAAAGATAACAAAGAAAACTTCGTAAGATATACCAATAAAAAGGATATCACAGGAAATGAAGACGTCATCCTCGTAGATGCTATGGGACTCCTAAGGAAATGCTACCAGCTAGCAGACGTCGCCATCGTAGGAGGAAGCTTCACAGAAGACGTCGGAGGACATAATATCCTAGAACCCTCATGGTACGGCATACCAGTAATATGCGGGCCATTCATGTTCTCACAGCCAGACTTCCTGGCAATAATGAAAGAATATAACGCAGGAATACAGACGACAGAAGAAGATATCGCCACGACATTAAAAGAACTGCTCCTCAACGAAGATAAAAGGAAGTCCCTAGGCGACGCAGGACGACGACTGTGGCAAGAACAAAGCGGCGCAGTAGCAAAGACATTGCAAGCACTTTTCAATGAACAATGA
- a CDS encoding DNA repair protein: MITSPQRLRTRIDMLKAYRTKDTETRDKAQRNLEGIKKYLEISEDVTATLETLSDKLFETTVKILEDKLTIALQEILEQPITLKTERSLKRNIPSLEFFVEREGRREDIMKGQGGSVANILSVGLRMLALTTLDPKKHRRFLVLDEQDCWLQPELVPRLVKIVQQAGKELGFQVVMISHHDVSAFEQHADRIYTMTPSPEGVIIKQNDEFHYKEIAEKE; encoded by the coding sequence ATGATAACATCGCCACAACGCCTCCGCACACGGATAGATATGCTTAAAGCATACCGTACGAAAGACACTGAAACGCGCGACAAAGCACAACGCAACCTCGAAGGCATAAAAAAATATCTTGAAATATCAGAAGATGTTACAGCTACGCTAGAAACTCTCAGCGATAAACTCTTCGAGACGACAGTGAAAATCTTGGAAGATAAACTTACAATAGCATTGCAAGAAATACTAGAACAGCCGATAACATTGAAAACAGAACGCTCACTGAAACGTAACATCCCAAGCTTGGAGTTCTTCGTCGAACGTGAAGGCAGACGCGAAGATATCATGAAAGGACAAGGAGGTTCCGTAGCGAATATCCTTTCAGTAGGACTTCGTATGCTCGCCCTTACAACACTAGACCCAAAAAAACATAGACGCTTCCTCGTCCTAGACGAACAAGATTGCTGGTTGCAGCCAGAACTGGTGCCGCGCCTAGTGAAAATAGTACAACAGGCAGGGAAAGAACTGGGATTTCAGGTCGTGATGATAAGCCACCACGATGTCTCGGCTTTCGAACAACACGCCGACAGAATATATACCATGACACCATCGCCAGAAGGTGTTATAATTAAACAAAATGATGAGTTTCACTACAAAGAAATAGCTGAAAAGGAGTAG
- a CDS encoding AAA family ATPase: MIQSITLKNYMSHKETSLDLAKGLTVLVGPNNCGKSAVVSAIQSLCYNSSGSYMVRHGEKEASVTVDTSEGDTITWRRKGAAVSYNINEKRFDRCRGDVPAGLHDILRLPQVSSEKRDFDIHFGKQKTPLFLIDEPGSKAASFFASSSDAYKLLEMQNNHRDNVRDARRDERRLYSDVEALNTTIALLEPIDPIDDDIESIEKEYDTITTEERAIAMLKDEITSLEESYGIAAYRKDIDNTLEYLKTMPAFEDEEGTQALIEEMSLINNKTLYNDALKAILATTKPPQQLQDSNTVEDEISALMTVKESLRHCRAIAEDCDAKIGESKESIQQWVKDNPQCPTCGAETDITTVIHGGCHG, from the coding sequence ATGATACAAAGTATTACTTTAAAAAATTATATGTCGCATAAGGAGACGTCATTAGACCTCGCCAAAGGTCTTACCGTCCTTGTCGGACCCAACAATTGCGGAAAATCTGCCGTAGTCTCGGCGATACAATCCCTATGCTACAACAGCAGTGGATCGTATATGGTGCGTCATGGTGAGAAAGAAGCCAGCGTCACCGTCGACACCTCCGAAGGCGATACCATAACATGGCGGCGTAAAGGCGCTGCAGTAAGCTACAACATCAACGAAAAACGCTTCGATCGCTGCCGCGGCGACGTCCCTGCAGGCCTCCACGATATCTTAAGGCTTCCACAGGTGTCTTCGGAAAAAAGAGACTTCGATATACACTTCGGCAAGCAAAAAACACCACTGTTCCTTATCGATGAGCCAGGAAGTAAGGCGGCGAGCTTCTTCGCGAGCTCTTCCGACGCTTATAAACTTCTAGAGATGCAAAATAACCACCGCGACAACGTCCGTGATGCACGCCGCGACGAACGCCGCCTGTATTCTGATGTAGAAGCTCTAAATACTACCATCGCACTGCTAGAGCCAATAGACCCTATCGATGACGATATAGAAAGCATAGAAAAAGAATATGACACCATCACCACCGAAGAACGCGCTATAGCGATGCTGAAAGACGAGATAACATCACTAGAAGAATCGTATGGCATAGCAGCATATCGTAAAGATATTGACAACACACTAGAATACCTCAAAACTATGCCAGCCTTCGAAGATGAAGAAGGAACACAGGCTTTGATCGAAGAGATGTCCCTTATAAATAACAAAACGCTCTATAACGACGCGCTAAAAGCTATCCTCGCAACAACAAAACCTCCTCAGCAACTACAGGACAGCAATACCGTCGAAGACGAGATATCAGCACTGATGACAGTAAAAGAAAGCCTTCGCCATTGCCGCGCTATAGCAGAAGATTGTGATGCTAAGATCGGAGAATCGAAAGAATCAATACAGCAGTGGGTAAAAGATAACCCGCAATGCCCAACGTGCGGCGCAGAAACCGACATCACAACGGTGATACACGGAGGGTGCCATGGCTAA
- a CDS encoding metallophosphoesterase has product MAKKQYSGLFFIGDQHLASRVPGFRKDHYPTTALSKLRWCLEYANKNDLVPILLGDLFHWPRDNANWLVGDIIAMIKNPVLAIAGNHDCYENDLGDDDSLMLLVKAGKIQILTEKSPWHGVVNEKNVVIGGASFKESLPTKYDAEGSLVFWVAHHEIRVPGYLDGGNITPYDIPGVDAVINGHIHRQLKPFEKGTTAWLTPGSIVRIRRDDANKAKKPAALRIDVTEKGWETSTIEIPHKPYEEVFYEQVVEENPENDESLFVKGLAELEARRTETGEGIRDFVEDNIKGCSKDVAREIHKLLEEVL; this is encoded by the coding sequence ATGGCTAAAAAACAATACTCAGGACTGTTCTTCATCGGCGATCAGCACCTCGCAAGCAGAGTGCCAGGATTCAGAAAAGACCACTACCCAACGACAGCATTATCAAAACTGCGATGGTGCCTGGAATACGCCAATAAAAATGACCTCGTGCCAATACTCCTAGGAGACCTGTTCCATTGGCCACGAGATAACGCCAACTGGCTAGTAGGCGATATCATCGCTATGATTAAAAACCCCGTCCTCGCAATAGCAGGGAATCACGACTGCTACGAAAATGACCTCGGCGATGATGACTCCCTTATGCTCCTAGTAAAAGCAGGGAAAATACAGATCCTTACAGAAAAATCCCCATGGCATGGCGTCGTCAACGAAAAAAACGTCGTAATAGGAGGAGCCTCTTTTAAAGAAAGCCTCCCAACAAAATATGACGCCGAAGGAAGCCTCGTCTTCTGGGTAGCACACCACGAGATAAGAGTGCCAGGATACCTCGATGGCGGAAATATCACCCCTTACGATATCCCAGGCGTCGATGCCGTAATAAACGGACATATCCATCGCCAGCTTAAACCCTTCGAAAAAGGGACGACAGCATGGCTTACACCAGGAAGTATAGTAAGGATACGACGCGATGACGCCAATAAAGCAAAAAAACCTGCAGCACTAAGGATCGATGTCACAGAAAAAGGTTGGGAAACGTCTACAATAGAAATCCCACATAAACCCTACGAAGAAGTCTTCTACGAACAAGTCGTAGAAGAAAATCCGGAAAATGATGAGTCGCTCTTCGTAAAAGGCCTCGCAGAACTAGAAGCCCGAAGGACAGAGACAGGAGAGGGGATACGCGACTTCGTAGAAGATAACATCAAAGGATGCTCCAAAGATGTCGCACGAGAGATACACAAACTATTAGAAGAGGTATTATAA